TGGACGATTATGCGCAGGACGAGATCATCGAATACTTCAAAGGCTGCGAAACCTCCAGTCTGCAGGTAGCCAAAGATGAACTGACGGAAGGAAACTATACGATCGAACAACTGAAGCTGATGCGGATAAAATTTCTGGTGGAATATGGGAACTGAGTTGATCCGGCAGCAGATCTCCCCGGTACGCGCCCGCATCGTGGAACATCCGCTTTACAGCCGTTTACAGACCATAGAGGATGTTTGCCGCTTTATGGAGCATCATGTTTTGCGGTTTGGGACTTTATGAGCCTGTTGAAAGGCCTGCAAAGGGAGCTGACCTGCGTATCCACCCCCTGGGTACCCCAGGGTGCTCCCGGGACCCGGTACCTGATCAATGAGATCGTTACAGGGGAGGAAAGCGATGTGGATGCTGAAGGCAGCCGTGTTTACCTACGGCCGGGAAGACCTGATCCCGGACATGTTCCATTCCCTGGTAAAAGACCTGAACGCCCAATTTCCCGGCAAGCTGGATATCTTCATTTATTACCTGGAAAGGCACATTGAAGTGGACGGGGACCATCACAGCCGGCTGGCGCAACAGATGGTGGAAGAGCTTTGCGGGGATGATGCTGGTTTATGGTCGGAATGCGCAGCATATGCCGCGAAAGCCCTGGCGTTGCGGGACCGGTTGTGGAGCGGCATCCTGGAGGGACAAGAAAATCTTCAATAAACTTTTTGTTTTTTAAAAGTTTGTCTTACTTTTGCAGTCCCCTTAACAAAACGGGGTACCTGGTGCGGTAGCTCAGTTGGTAGAGCAAAGGACTGAAAATCCTTGTGTCGCCGGTTCGATCCCGGCCCACACCACAGAAAGCCTTCGGTTTCCGGAGGCTTTTTTTATGCACCAAAGGCGCCGGCTGGCGGGAGATTGATCTGTTTTGGCACGAAAAGCAGCACTGGCATAATACGGGGTTAAACGCAGGTTTATTTTTGCCGCCTTTTCGGCACTCATTGTGTCATTATATTGAGTTATTTAAACAAACGGACCCGTAAGGGTTAAAGGGAATTCCCTCTCTTTTTCCACAGAACAGCCTTCGAAGTTCGAAGAACCGGGGGAAAACCGGAAAAGGCCATATTGAA
This genomic stretch from Chitinophaga sp. XS-30 harbors:
- a CDS encoding DUF3050 domain-containing protein, yielding MRSLQGRKAMWMLKAAVFTYGREDLIPDMFHSLVKDLNAQFPGKLDIFIYYLERHIEVDGDHHSRLAQQMVEELCGDDAGLWSECAAYAAKALALRDRLWSGILEGQENLQ